The genome window GACGGTGATGAGCTGGACCGAAATCGACGACCTGGTGCTGCGCGCCAACGATTCGCCCTACGGCCTCGCGGCCGGCCTGTGGACCCGCGACCTGCGCTCGGCGCACCGCGTGGCGGCGCAGCTCAAGGCGGGCTCGGTGTGGGTCAACTGCTGGAACGTGGTCGATGCGGCCTCGCCATTCGGCGGCTACAAGCAATCCGGCTGGGGCCGGGAAATGGGTAAGAACGTGATCGATGCCTACACCGAGACCAAAAGCGTGTTTGTCGATCTGGCCTGAACTGAATAATCACACGAGGTAATTGTTATGGATCTGGAATTGAAAGGCCGCGTGGCCATTGTCACCGGTGGTGGCATGGGGATCGGCAAGGAAGTCGCACGTTTTCTCTCCGAAGAAGGCTGCAAGGTGGTGATCTGCGCGCGTCGCATGGCGTTCCTGCAACTGGCCGCCGAAGAGATCAGCGCCCAGACCGGCAACGAAGTGCTGCCGCTGTTCTGCGACACCAATGAAATGTCCGCCGTGTCGGAGATGGTCGAGGCCGCCTATAAGCACTTCGGCCGTATCGACATCCTGGTCAACGGTGCCGCTGCGCCGTCCGGCGTCGTGCGCAATGACATCGAGCACGCCGGCGACGATGAGCTGCTGTCGGACCTCAACACCAAGGTGATCGGCTACTTCCGTTGCGCCAAGGCCGTGACCCCGCACATGAAGGCCGCTGGCTTCGGGCGCATCATCAACATCGGTGGCCTCACCGGACGCAGCAGCAAGGTGCTGTCGGGCATGCGCAACCTGGCCATCGCGCACATGACCAAGACCCTGTCCGACCAGCTTGGCCCGTCGGGTATCACGGTCAACCTGATTCACCCAGGCGTGGTGGATACCCCGCATATCCAGGAGCTGTATGACCGTGAAGCGGTCAAGCAAGGCAAGACCGCGGAACAGGTCGAGCAAGCCTATATCGACGCGACGCCGATTCGCCGCACCCTGGCACCGATTGAAATGGGCTGGTTGATTGGTTTCCTGGCGTCGCCCAAGGCCGGCGCGGTGACCGGCGAGTCCATCGGCATCGACGGCGGTTTGACCCGTGGTATCTATATCTGAGGAGCATCTGTGATGAGTAACGGAACCCTTTTGGTTGCCACCGTCGGGCAAGCGGTGATCCGCAGTGCCGACGATGGCCGTACCTGGCATCGCCTGGGTCTGGGGCAGGACCTGGAATTCGATGCGATCACTCGCTCACTGAGCCTGCACCCCGACGCGCCCGAGGTGATTTACGCCGGCACCGACGTGGGCTTGTGCGTCAGCCGCGACACCGGCGGCCATTGGCGGCGCGTCGACTCGCCGTTCAACGGGCAGACCGTGTGGAAAGTCGCGGTGGACCCGCAGAACGCACAACGGATTTTCGTCGGCACCGGGGCACCGTCCCGCGCCGTGTTGTGGCGCACCCTGGACGGTGGGC of Pseudomonas azotoformans contains these proteins:
- a CDS encoding SDR family NAD(P)-dependent oxidoreductase — its product is MDLELKGRVAIVTGGGMGIGKEVARFLSEEGCKVVICARRMAFLQLAAEEISAQTGNEVLPLFCDTNEMSAVSEMVEAAYKHFGRIDILVNGAAAPSGVVRNDIEHAGDDELLSDLNTKVIGYFRCAKAVTPHMKAAGFGRIINIGGLTGRSSKVLSGMRNLAIAHMTKTLSDQLGPSGITVNLIHPGVVDTPHIQELYDREAVKQGKTAEQVEQAYIDATPIRRTLAPIEMGWLIGFLASPKAGAVTGESIGIDGGLTRGIYI